Proteins encoded within one genomic window of Thermoleophilaceae bacterium:
- a CDS encoding DUF5678 domain-containing protein, protein MAVLIRKSEAPPPLPADALDEYAGQWIAVRGGIVIASADDFDELVARDEVESNDLLYHVPPASTLFY, encoded by the coding sequence ATGGCCGTACTTATTCGAAAGAGCGAAGCACCGCCGCCCTTGCCGGCGGACGCACTCGATGAATATGCCGGCCAGTGGATTGCCGTGCGAGGCGGCATCGTCATAGCGTCGGCGGATGACTTCGATGAGCTCGTCGCCAGGGACGAAGTCGAGTCGAACGACTTGCTCTATCACGTCCCACCGGCTTCCACCCTCTTCTACTAA